AAAGCATAAATCATGTGAGCTCTAACAACTAACTATAATAAGGTGTAATGagaataaatgaataataattgataaataaatcaattttattaatttgaaaataataattgataACTATTAGAACATTTTGACATGAATGAATACATTACTAATTAGGATTGAGGTCTAATACAAGTAAACGAAATTATTGACCCTGACTAGCAAGTACTATCTTTCAATTCATTCGGTTGTCCAAACTCCAAACAAGTATAGAGAGATTAGAGACCACATCAAGTCCCACTCTTGGTTGTTACATACAACAAAATAAAGCacggaaaataataataattaattaacacgTCACTAAAAAAGGGATATTGACAGTGATACACtgagaataaaacaaaagaagaaaaaagaatcaCTTTTTAATTAACCCATGAAAGATCAAACGGCTACAGAAAAACAGGAATATCTGAACTGAAACACGCGGAATGCACTTGAGAACTATACTGTTCATTGGGCCACCTGTCAAAACATGAATTCATCTTCATAAGGTGAGTAAAATGTCCTACCTTGTAAGCAACTTCTTGTTAAAGgaacttaattatatatattattgacaAAATAGAAAGCAAAGTTGGTTACAAGTGGCCCATGAGTCACCTAATCAACATTATTTAGCATCAAATTAGTGGGAGTTATTGGACCTACATGTCCCTTTCCCATTTCTACTTTATATCAGAATCATATTCTAGTGACTGACGTGATTCTGAATTTCATTATTCTAAGGTAATAGCTTTTGCCTTCAATTATTTCTAAGCTACAATTTTATGTTATAGACAGGCTTAGCATATAATTAATTGAAATCtatgataattttattaaataaaataagcaagtaaaaaaattgaaaaaaaaaaagggatcgAAAAGAAATTATTACGTACCAAAGATGATGATCACTTGGTGATAGCATAAACAGCATAAATAATTCCAGGGAGATATCCAAAAAGGGTGAGTACCAAACAGATCCAGAACTCTACCTGCACAAGTAATTAACAAGAGAGTTAATTAAAGTAATGattaagaagagagaaagtGATAAAAAGGAAGGTAATTAAGAAAACGTACGTGGCAGCCATACTTGAGGAAGACCCCAAGAGGAGGAAGGATGATGGCGAGGAGGATGTCTATGCAGGTGGCTGTGCCTTCCGCCATTTTTGATTAAACTTAAGTTACAATAACTGCTTCTGCTGCTTGTATTTGAGAAGATTTCGTATTTGATAGTGCTATCTCTGAATGTGGAGGTTCCATATTTATAGCATGAAGCAGACAACGGATTAATTCAAGGCCGTTATCATGCACGTGGCACCTTTACTTTCGCAAATGCATATTTTAAcaataaattattgaaaaattatagatagacaataaaaatattaaacaatataaataataggtatattgaatatttattttattaagtgtacagatatttattttaatattaagatttaagtgaataatttaaaaatatagtgtatttttatttgattaataattatttatgttgttCAAGATAATCATTATTTATCTAGTACTctcttaaattattatattattttacaacaaattatattttctctaaggattttttttcaataaatttttaaataaatatttatataatcaattgtgtataaattaatattcaataattatttatattaaaatttatcaataattttgatattttattttatattttttaataactattATTATGATTCTTTAATAATCAATAGTCATTATCATTGTTATATAATCTACAACAGATTGTATTATGATGCTAaacatgttattttttaaactattttttaataaaagtattatgtAATAaccatacataaattaatatttaataattattaatgttaAACTTTGTCGgtaatattctaatatttcatttcatatatttttagttattattattataatacttttttatatttcggagattcaatgaatcaatcattaataattaataatcaaGAATTCAATAATTCTAATTCTACAacagattatatttttatgctAAATATATTGACGTGTTACAcactattttgttagaaaaatattatgtaatcaatcatatataaattaatatttaataattaattatattgagatttgttaataattttaatattttatttcatttcttttagtaattatcattattctttcttatatttttcgtaaaataataattataatatttattttatattcttttaaaaattaatacgatttttttatatttatgtaaatgttatatataatattttattttactattcaTAATTCAAAAAGTCCTATAAATGCATGAATCTAATGATTTTAAGTAATCGTGTAATGTTTTTTTATaagtgtattaaaattaaacttatttaaTTAAGCATCTTCTTTTGTAAAgtttttcaatttattaaatTCCATGACTTAATTTGAGTTGTATTAGATTCGTAAAGCTTGAATCTTTTTCAAAGTTAGTTTACTTATTGGTTTTGAGAATATATTGgaaattatctttttttcatcCAACAAAATAGTAGATAAATAAGGATTAAAAGTTTCCTAGCAAATCCTAAatctttagtaaaataattgGTAAAATATTTGAACCTAGCATTAAAGTAGGACAAATTTCATCTTAGGAGAGAAAACTTGTAAACAAAATAATGAAAGGCTcgcttttgtattttgtaatgGATTCTTGAAATGATAGAAACAGTGCAACAGCTAAGACGTGGCTCGTACGATTAAGACCGATCCAAatacaataaaacaaaaaacagaatAACACGGATCTCGTGTTTATTTTTAACGATATCTCTATCTCCGGCGTTAAGATACATAGATATTGGTAACATCTCATTTCTATCTACAAAACTTTGcaagatttcaatttatttaaggAGTTTACATTTATCTTCCCGGCCAATTAAATGTGTTCAGCTGCAAGATTTTTAGAAGGTTTTGATACAACATACGACATGTCGAAAATTAATTATctatctaaaatatataaaaaaaataaaataataaattttgagaactctttcaatatttttaatttttgaaaaaagcgAAAGAGATAAATAGGGGGAACGCGCAAGGCTTTTTGGTCGGCCGGCATTAaaggaaggaaggaaggaaggaaGTAACTGGAGTCGAGAATGGAGGAATTGGTTTAACATGACCCCATCACGTCATTCACGTGTGGGTGGCTGGGCTGGCTGCCACTGCCTCCTTCCATGTGCATGCATATATTGACATATGGAATTTATTCTCTCGTATTATTACTCGGCATGGTGCAATGTGCACAAGTATAAATTAAAGTCTTCCTAAGAAAGCAATGATCTGGGAGAAAGCGAATGAACTTAACTAATTAGCTTCCCATCTCCTCCACATGCACCCAGCCAGCCACCCCCGGCCGACACGTTCACTTCACATGATGCCATGCTGTTTAAACTTTAAACCACCTTAATCCCCCTTTCATTCTTTGCTTTTGCTTTacgataattaattaattaattaattaacaaaggGGTAGCCAGTAGCCTGTAGCCACTTCTCTATTTGGGCCTTGGCGAGGCCCAAATCATAAGTCCTGGCCcaacaacaaaacaaagaaaattagttGGTTAGTGGTTCTTCTAAGTTACTAGCCTTGTATCTCTTTTATGAAATGAAACTTGGGTTTCTACTAATAAGACAGTATGTTATTAGCAGAAGAAGCAAATTTGCAGTGCAATTCCATGAATATCATCACTCAGCAGATCAGCTGAATTCCGTCATCAACAATGCTTCCCAATTCAAGAACCTCAAACACGCCACGCAAATCCACACCCAAATCATCACAGCCAACTACGCCTCCCACCCTATACTCTTCAACAACCTCCTCCTCCTGTACGCCAAATGCGGTTCCATCCACCACTCCCTCCTCTTCTTTACCTCAACCCCACGCGCCTCCATCAACGTCGTCACTTTCACCACCCTCATCACCTACCTCTCGCGTTTTAACAACCCATTCCTTGCCATCTCGTACTTCAACCGCATGAGATGCACCGGCATTTATCCCAACAATTACACATTCTCTGCCGTCTTGCCCGCTTGCGCCCACACAAACCTTGTTACCCACGGTCAACAACTGCATGCTTTGGTTTATAAACATGGATTTGACACTGATACCTTTGTGGCTAGTGCCTTGCTTGACATGTACGCTAAGTGTGGCTCTATGTCTTTGGCACAGAAGGTGTTCGATGAAATGCCCCATAGAAACCTTGTCTCTTGGAACTCTTTGATTGttgggtttttgaaaaataacttGTATCATCGTGCTATTGGGATTTTCAGGGAGGTTGTCCGCCAGGCCTCGCTTCCTCCTGATCAGGTTAGCTTTTCGGGTGTGTTTGCTGCTTGTGCTGCTGTGGTTGACATGGATTTCGGCAAGCAGGTGCATGGGAATGGTTTGAAGCGTGGTTTACTTGTATTGGTTTATGTGAAGAACTCGTTGGTGGACATGTACAGTAAATGCAGGTTGTTTGATGATGCGGCCAAGTTGTTCCATGCTGATGGAGAGAAAGATGTTGTTACCTGGAATGTAATGATCATGGGATGTGTACACAGTGAACACTTTGAGGAAGCTTGCAGCTATTTCAGGGCCATGAAGAGGGAAGGCTTCTTGCCAGATGAAGCTTCGTATTCCTCTGTTCTTCATGCTTGTGCTAGCATTGCTGCTTTAACTCAAGGAACCTTGATCCACAACCAGATATTAAAGCTTGGACATGTAAAAAATGCATGTGTATCGAGCTCACTGGTAATGATGTATGGCAAATGTGGGAACTTGTTTGATGCTTATCGGGTATTTGAAGAAACTGAGCATCGCAATGTGGTTTGTTGGACAGCTATGATAGCGGTTTGCCACCAACATGGCTGCGCAAATGAAGCAATTGGGTTATTTGAGGACATGCTCAAAGAGGGAATTGTGCCTGAGCACATCACTTTTGTTTCTGTGCTGTCAGCTTGCAGCCATACTGGACAGGTTGAAGATGGATTTAGGTACTTCAATTCCATGAATAACATCCATAATATAGAACCTGGGCTTGAACATTATGCTTGCATGGTTGATCTGCTTGGTCGTGTTGGGCGGTTGGATGAAGCATGGAAGTTCATTGAATCAATGCCAATCAAGCCTGACTCATCAACTTGGGGGGCTTTGCTTGGAGCATGCGGAAAGTACGGCAATCTTGAAATGGGCAGGGAGGTTGCGGACAAGCTATTCGAGTTGGAACCAGATAATCCAGGAAACTATGTGCTTCTTTCTAATATCTATTCACGACATGGGATGTTGGAAAAAGCTAATGAGGTCAGGCAATTGATGGGGATCAAGGGGGTAAGGAAAGAGATTGGATGTAGCTGGATTGATGTTAAGAACAAGACCTTTATATTCACTGTGAATGATAGGTCACATTCAAGGACCGATGAGATCTATGAAATGTTACAGAAGCTAAAGGAATTGGTAAAGAAGAGAGGATATGCTGCTGAGACACAGTTTGCAACCAACAGTGCAGAAGGGTCTGAAGAGCAGAGTTTGTGGTATCACAGTGAGAAATTAGCTCTTGCATTTGGTCTTCTGGTCCTCCCAGCTGGATCTCCTGTAAGGATAAAGAAGAATTTGAGGACTTGTGGTGATTGTCATACTGTTATGAAGTTTGCTTCGGAGATTTTTCAGAGAGAGATTATCGTAAGAGATATCAATAGGTTTCATCGATTCACTAATGGCTTGTGCTCGTGTAGAGATTATTGGTGACTGAAAGTTGAAACATATGTTAACCATATGAACAGAACTGCTTAATTCAGGGGGATTCTAGTGTGCTCCGTTTTCACTTAGTTTCAAGAATAATACTGAAGTTATAATGATTTCTTTGATGTTTTAAGTTCTTCGCATGTCGTTGACAAGTGGCACCGGGAACCAACAGTCATCCTTTTCTGACAGAGATGCATGGCCAATCTTTTTCATGTCTTAATTCAAATGTTTATAATTGTAAGGAAAGCTTCCTTTTAACGTAACGAAATCAACCGAGatgaattatttttagttttttacgtGATATGTTTTACAACGCTCTCTCCCATTGACCCACCATACACCTATTCTAATTTAAACTAAATTCGATTGTGGCTATGTTGTTACAGGATTCAGGATTTATAGTTGAAGGGTTATTGTTTCAAGGGCATCTGCAAAGAAATGACAATCAAATATGGAAGTGTCGAAAACATCAGAAACCATTCACACGTACAATGATACGAACTACATGCATAACCATTGACAATTAGTAGAATGCAATTTTCGCAACCAAA
This portion of the Arachis duranensis cultivar V14167 chromosome 6, aradu.V14167.gnm2.J7QH, whole genome shotgun sequence genome encodes:
- the LOC107492246 gene encoding putative pentatricopeptide repeat-containing protein At5g52630, producing the protein MKLGFLLIRQYVISRRSKFAVQFHEYHHSADQLNSVINNASQFKNLKHATQIHTQIITANYASHPILFNNLLLLYAKCGSIHHSLLFFTSTPRASINVVTFTTLITYLSRFNNPFLAISYFNRMRCTGIYPNNYTFSAVLPACAHTNLVTHGQQLHALVYKHGFDTDTFVASALLDMYAKCGSMSLAQKVFDEMPHRNLVSWNSLIVGFLKNNLYHRAIGIFREVVRQASLPPDQVSFSGVFAACAAVVDMDFGKQVHGNGLKRGLLVLVYVKNSLVDMYSKCRLFDDAAKLFHADGEKDVVTWNVMIMGCVHSEHFEEACSYFRAMKREGFLPDEASYSSVLHACASIAALTQGTLIHNQILKLGHVKNACVSSSLVMMYGKCGNLFDAYRVFEETEHRNVVCWTAMIAVCHQHGCANEAIGLFEDMLKEGIVPEHITFVSVLSACSHTGQVEDGFRYFNSMNNIHNIEPGLEHYACMVDLLGRVGRLDEAWKFIESMPIKPDSSTWGALLGACGKYGNLEMGREVADKLFELEPDNPGNYVLLSNIYSRHGMLEKANEVRQLMGIKGVRKEIGCSWIDVKNKTFIFTVNDRSHSRTDEIYEMLQKLKELVKKRGYAAETQFATNSAEGSEEQSLWYHSEKLALAFGLLVLPAGSPVRIKKNLRTCGDCHTVMKFASEIFQREIIVRDINRFHRFTNGLCSCRDYW
- the LOC107492245 gene encoding hydrophobic protein LTI6A, with amino-acid sequence MAEGTATCIDILLAIILPPLGVFLKYGCHVEFWICLVLTLFGYLPGIIYAVYAITK